One part of the Fusibacter sp. A1 genome encodes these proteins:
- a CDS encoding S1C family serine protease, whose translation MVEYIESEKDKELNDKLIKPAVEVKITAAEHPFMEEPQVRQPVKAGKWTFTKVLALVLAGALTAGGAAGVGYRLSGGLGSGERVDGAYYLESESIKRVSNEFNAEKTIPSIVKELGPAIVSITSKITTSDFFFNSYESEGSGTGVVFNINKDSILIVTNNHVVENANSLLVAFNDTDSAIGEIVGVDPDADLAVLKVKKSDVSAEVLSGLNPVVLGNSDDLEVGELAIAIGNPLGYSDTVTVGFISGIDRMLNMSGRNFNLIQTDAAINPGNSGGALVNARGEVIGINTIKISSTQVEGIGFAIPINTVKPIVAELIEKGYVSRPYLGIAGRDITDEISELYDLPVGVMVRDVVPQSGASEAGIMRGDIITALDGKEVKNMNELILMISGYQVGQTVTLSVTNDAIEREVEVVLKDKNAK comes from the coding sequence ATGGTTGAATATATTGAATCAGAAAAAGATAAGGAATTAAACGATAAGCTTATCAAGCCTGCTGTAGAAGTGAAAATCACAGCGGCTGAACATCCGTTCATGGAAGAACCGCAGGTGAGGCAGCCTGTTAAAGCAGGCAAATGGACATTTACAAAAGTCCTGGCACTTGTACTTGCAGGCGCGCTGACAGCGGGTGGTGCGGCAGGTGTCGGATATCGGCTGTCCGGAGGACTTGGTAGCGGGGAGCGGGTGGATGGCGCCTACTATTTGGAGTCGGAGTCCATTAAAAGGGTATCGAATGAGTTTAATGCTGAAAAAACGATTCCAAGCATAGTAAAGGAGCTCGGACCGGCAATCGTATCCATCACAAGCAAGATCACTACAAGTGACTTCTTCTTCAACAGTTACGAATCGGAAGGCTCGGGTACGGGTGTGGTGTTCAACATCAATAAGGACTCCATTTTAATAGTAACGAACAATCACGTCGTTGAAAATGCGAACTCCCTGCTTGTAGCCTTCAATGACACCGATTCTGCAATCGGAGAAATCGTGGGCGTGGATCCGGATGCGGACCTGGCTGTGCTTAAAGTGAAAAAATCGGATGTGAGCGCTGAGGTGCTTAGCGGACTGAATCCGGTGGTGCTCGGAAATTCGGATGATCTCGAGGTGGGAGAGCTGGCAATCGCAATCGGTAATCCGCTAGGGTACAGCGATACCGTCACCGTAGGGTTTATCAGCGGCATCGACAGAATGCTCAATATGTCAGGAAGAAACTTCAATCTGATTCAGACCGATGCCGCAATCAATCCGGGAAACAGTGGCGGGGCACTTGTGAATGCAAGGGGAGAGGTCATCGGAATCAATACGATAAAAATCAGCAGCACGCAGGTGGAAGGCATCGGATTTGCCATTCCTATCAATACGGTCAAACCGATTGTGGCGGAACTGATTGAAAAGGGTTACGTTTCAAGACCTTATCTGGGAATCGCCGGACGGGACATCACAGATGAGATTTCGGAGCTTTACGACCTGCCTGTCGGTGTGATGGTCAGGGATGTGGTTCCACAGAGCGGCGCGAGTGAAGCCGGCATTATGCGTGGAGACATCATCACGGCTCTTGACGGAAAAGAGGTCAAGAACATGAACGAACTCATTTTGATGATCAGCGGCTATCAAGTGGGTCAAACCGTAACGCTTTCCGTTACAAACGATGCGATCGAAAGAGAAGTAGAGGTTGTGCTCAAGGATAAGAACGCAAAGTGA
- a CDS encoding Hsp20/alpha crystallin family protein — protein sequence MFKLIPVRPVRKLTTNAKSEDIFDQFFDSFFNDDVFTPFNKVDKRVSGFMVDVLDDGDKYVVEADLPGFEKENVKVEYYDQHLSILAKREDINEDKKDNYIRRERYSGEFRRSFYVDNIDPDQITATFEDGVLTVTLQKKPLSNNSREITID from the coding sequence ATGTTTAAACTAATTCCTGTAAGACCGGTAAGAAAACTCACTACCAACGCCAAATCAGAAGATATTTTCGATCAATTCTTCGACAGCTTCTTCAATGATGACGTATTCACTCCTTTCAATAAGGTAGACAAGAGGGTTTCGGGCTTCATGGTCGATGTGCTGGATGACGGTGACAAGTACGTTGTCGAAGCGGATCTGCCTGGATTTGAAAAGGAAAATGTCAAAGTGGAGTATTACGACCAGCATCTATCGATTCTAGCGAAACGCGAAGATATCAACGAAGACAAAAAAGACAACTATATCAGAAGAGAGAGATATTCAGGCGAATTCAGAAGAAGCTTCTATGTCGACAATATCGATCCAGATCAGATAACGGCAACCTTTGAAGATGGTGTATTGACCGTGACCTTGCAAAAGAAACCATTAAGCAACAATTCTAGAGAAATTACGATTGATTAA
- a CDS encoding cell wall metabolism sensor histidine kinase WalK: protein MKTIYSRLILVSLSVLIVGMIMLTVGLNIVFKNYIVNQNHQEMLRLAQNFNQLIDNQVSLGVIDAKTIRDELYRLERYANLKIWMIPSGDENVIMADENTDINLIYSELDQLEIDRVLESGQPIFRSANYKTLSGNQYYTLIFPVTVKDKELFVLYLNKSVPFVNNTVKEINRFALITLFLASLYAATTIFFSAKSVSNDIKRLNNGVKFVSKGNFEYEFNTDRKDEIGELTKNFNQMTKELKSVEESRRKFISDLSHDLRSPITSIKGYTQGILDGTIPAEKWEKYLNIVSEETDRLTKLINDILDLSKMQTGELHLNKVDFDAHELLLNVLDRFEERIEKKSVEVSLKLAEGNTMVEGDSQLIERVVYNLVDNAVKFINEDGLLEVLTDIKENKMLIGVRNTGPLIPDDKLANIWQRFSKLDNSRGIEKKSSGLGLSIVKEILDAHGEKIDVYSNEYLGVMFVFSLSRSAFSNNGKNS, encoded by the coding sequence ATGAAAACTATATATTCAAGATTAATACTTGTAAGTCTTAGCGTATTAATCGTAGGGATGATCATGCTTACTGTAGGTCTTAATATCGTCTTTAAAAACTATATCGTCAACCAGAACCACCAGGAGATGTTAAGACTGGCTCAAAACTTCAATCAGCTTATCGACAATCAGGTTTCGCTCGGAGTGATTGACGCGAAAACGATCAGAGACGAACTTTACAGGCTTGAGCGATATGCCAACCTTAAGATATGGATGATTCCAAGCGGCGATGAAAATGTGATTATGGCCGATGAGAACACGGATATCAATCTGATTTACAGCGAACTCGACCAGCTTGAAATCGATCGTGTGCTGGAGTCGGGTCAACCGATTTTCAGATCCGCCAACTACAAGACGCTCAGCGGAAATCAGTATTACACCTTGATATTCCCTGTGACTGTAAAGGACAAGGAACTGTTTGTCCTTTATCTGAACAAATCGGTCCCTTTTGTCAACAATACGGTAAAGGAAATCAATCGATTTGCACTTATCACGCTTTTTTTAGCGTCGCTTTACGCGGCAACCACGATCTTCTTTTCTGCTAAGAGCGTTTCCAACGACATCAAACGCCTTAACAACGGAGTTAAGTTCGTATCTAAAGGAAATTTCGAGTACGAGTTCAATACGGACCGCAAGGACGAGATCGGCGAACTCACTAAAAACTTCAATCAGATGACCAAAGAGCTGAAGAGCGTCGAGGAGTCCAGACGAAAGTTCATCTCGGACCTGTCGCATGATCTGCGCTCGCCGATCACCTCGATAAAAGGGTATACCCAGGGGATTCTTGATGGAACCATCCCCGCTGAAAAATGGGAAAAGTACTTGAACATCGTTTCAGAAGAGACCGATAGACTCACCAAGCTGATCAATGATATTTTGGACTTGTCCAAAATGCAGACGGGTGAGCTACATCTCAACAAGGTGGACTTTGACGCACATGAACTCCTCTTGAACGTACTCGACCGATTCGAAGAAAGAATCGAAAAGAAAAGTGTCGAGGTCAGCCTCAAGCTTGCAGAGGGAAACACGATGGTCGAAGGCGACAGTCAGCTTATCGAACGCGTTGTCTACAATCTGGTGGACAATGCCGTTAAGTTTATCAACGAGGACGGACTGCTTGAAGTCTTGACGGATATCAAGGAAAACAAAATGCTGATCGGTGTCAGAAACACAGGTCCTCTCATACCGGATGACAAGCTGGCGAATATCTGGCAGCGGTTTTCAAAGCTAGACAACTCTCGCGGTATCGAGAAGAAGTCTTCAGGTCTTGGCCTCTCCATCGTCAAGGAGATACTCGATGCCCACGGTGAGAAAATCGATGTGTATTCCAATGAATATCTTGGAGTGATGTTTGTGTTTTCCTTATCCAGAAGCGCTTTCTCCAACAATGGCAAAAATTCATAA
- a CDS encoding response regulator transcription factor: MDKHIFVVDDDTNISELIQLYFEKEGYRVSVYNNGKDALMALKQQAPTLMVLDVMMPIIDGYEVLKEVRRMSKMPVIMLTAKGETFDKVLGLELGADDYVVKPFEPKELLARVKAVLRRSMDDDEHADVTILPNLTIDMGQFVVNYHGETLQLPPKELELLNHLVKHPNRVFTREQLLDQIWGFDYYGDTRTVDVHIKRLREKFDKEDPWEIKTVWGVGYKFTK; encoded by the coding sequence GTGGATAAACATATTTTTGTGGTAGATGACGATACGAATATTTCTGAACTGATTCAGCTTTATTTTGAAAAAGAAGGATATAGGGTCAGTGTATACAATAACGGTAAAGATGCGCTGATGGCACTCAAGCAGCAGGCTCCGACCTTGATGGTGCTCGATGTCATGATGCCGATCATTGACGGATATGAGGTCCTCAAAGAAGTCAGAAGGATGTCAAAGATGCCTGTGATCATGCTGACTGCAAAAGGTGAGACCTTTGACAAAGTGCTTGGTCTTGAGCTTGGTGCGGACGATTATGTGGTCAAGCCCTTTGAGCCCAAGGAGCTTCTAGCAAGGGTCAAAGCCGTACTTCGTCGGTCGATGGATGACGATGAACATGCCGATGTGACTATTCTTCCCAATTTGACCATAGATATGGGGCAGTTTGTCGTGAACTACCATGGTGAGACACTGCAGTTGCCGCCTAAGGAGCTGGAGCTTTTAAACCATCTTGTAAAACATCCCAACCGCGTCTTTACAAGAGAGCAGCTCTTAGACCAGATTTGGGGATTTGACTATTATGGTGATACGCGTACGGTGGATGTCCATATCAAACGGCTCAGAGAAAAATTCGACAAGGAAGATCCCTGGGAAATCAAGACGGTATGGGGAGTGGGTTACAAGTTCACAAAATAG
- a CDS encoding SoxR reducing system RseC family protein, which translates to MEKTGFVVGIEDQRALVNVIRPSECGDKCSGCAGACEIKTMVVKVDNTLEAQVGDRVELSLAPTQFVKLSFLLYTVPLITFVLGVFIGYSQAGVIGIAGGDVTGLGLGFTMMIATYVIINKLVGRSKKGDALTMVGVIRKNDIISD; encoded by the coding sequence ATGGAAAAAACAGGTTTTGTTGTAGGGATAGAGGACCAGCGGGCGCTTGTTAATGTGATCAGACCTTCGGAGTGTGGTGACAAATGCAGCGGATGCGCAGGAGCATGTGAGATTAAGACGATGGTCGTAAAGGTGGATAATACCTTAGAAGCGCAGGTCGGAGACCGTGTGGAACTAAGCCTTGCGCCCACGCAGTTTGTCAAACTTAGCTTCCTACTTTATACCGTACCGCTTATCACCTTCGTATTGGGGGTGTTCATAGGGTATTCACAAGCAGGTGTGATCGGTATCGCCGGTGGCGATGTCACAGGATTAGGATTAGGTTTCACGATGATGATCGCTACCTATGTGATCATCAACAAGCTTGTGGGCCGCAGTAAGAAGGGCGATGCCCTGACTATGGTGGGTGTGATCAGGAAAAACGATATTATTTCCGACTGA
- a CDS encoding complex I subunit 5 family protein — MILPLVLMVLAPIMLGLVFFIWPNRFAKPILLSLQVVLILSVLYLFYRLGSKQEIITLLSVHKLPMGMSLRFDTLSGVLLLLNSLLFFSAVVFNIHKYYMDKLFMFLFLSLQGLINGVFLSNDLFNVYILIEVATVVVSILIMFKKDAMSMYDGMLYLLVNLAAMAFFLFGVGYIYKYFGVFDFTGVKRLIPLISDPKQLIVPYAFLLTGVSMKAAIMPLFSWLPKAHGTASAPSIVSAILSGIFVKSGVYLFIRLSILFNPILNIQEYFLWAGFFTAIAGFTFAIAQTDIKLILAYHTISQVGLIMIGINIGTEVAYQGALYHILTHGIFKGLLFMTSGVMSEIYETRRIKEMKGLWKRSKLTSIALLTAVLSITGAPFFSGAYSKAMISAGRSDNLFQIAMLIVSFGTMISFIKFHIVIFSKDEAAKPQAIAWNQGFAFVLMLALCLLFGLFGDVITHMIFRADFSFSVVKQASKILDFVVKMAISALVYKLWLSEGKHLVYFKGMELSFNNISLAIVSFFTVTVLYLNLLY; from the coding sequence ATGATATTGCCGCTAGTTTTGATGGTGCTTGCGCCGATTATGCTTGGACTGGTCTTTTTCATCTGGCCTAACCGCTTTGCCAAACCAATCCTACTGTCCCTTCAGGTCGTTTTAATTCTTTCAGTGCTTTATCTATTCTATCGCTTGGGAAGCAAGCAGGAGATCATCACCCTTTTGAGTGTCCATAAACTTCCCATGGGAATGAGCCTGCGCTTTGATACATTAAGCGGTGTGCTGCTTTTGCTTAACAGCCTTCTTTTTTTTAGTGCAGTTGTCTTTAACATACATAAGTACTACATGGACAAACTGTTCATGTTTCTCTTTTTGAGCCTTCAAGGTCTGATCAATGGTGTATTCTTATCCAATGACTTATTTAATGTTTATATACTGATTGAAGTTGCCACGGTTGTTGTGAGCATACTGATCATGTTTAAGAAAGATGCGATGTCCATGTACGATGGAATGCTGTATTTACTGGTGAATCTAGCGGCCATGGCGTTTTTCTTATTTGGAGTGGGTTACATCTACAAGTATTTTGGTGTTTTCGACTTTACAGGTGTCAAAAGACTCATTCCGCTTATCAGTGATCCTAAACAGCTTATTGTGCCATATGCATTTTTGCTTACCGGTGTCAGTATGAAAGCTGCTATTATGCCTCTTTTTAGCTGGTTGCCTAAAGCGCATGGTACAGCGAGTGCGCCTTCTATCGTGTCAGCCATTCTATCAGGGATTTTTGTCAAATCAGGTGTTTACCTGTTTATCAGATTGTCGATACTGTTTAATCCGATTTTGAACATACAGGAATACTTCTTATGGGCCGGATTTTTTACTGCGATCGCCGGTTTTACCTTTGCTATCGCCCAGACGGATATCAAGTTGATTCTTGCCTATCATACGATATCGCAGGTAGGGCTGATTATGATTGGAATAAATATTGGTACAGAGGTAGCTTATCAAGGCGCCCTGTATCACATACTTACCCACGGGATATTCAAAGGTCTGCTGTTTATGACTTCTGGTGTGATGTCTGAGATTTACGAGACAAGACGGATCAAGGAGATGAAAGGTCTTTGGAAACGATCTAAACTGACAAGTATCGCGCTCCTAACTGCTGTCTTGAGCATAACAGGAGCGCCATTCTTTAGCGGAGCCTATTCAAAAGCAATGATTTCAGCTGGGCGATCGGACAATCTTTTTCAGATCGCTATGCTGATTGTCAGTTTTGGTACGATGATATCATTCATTAAGTTCCATATTGTCATTTTTTCAAAAGACGAAGCTGCCAAACCTCAAGCGATTGCTTGGAACCAAGGGTTTGCATTTGTTCTTATGCTGGCACTGTGTTTACTTTTCGGTCTATTTGGAGATGTCATCACGCATATGATTTTCAGAGCCGATTTCTCATTTTCTGTCGTTAAGCAAGCATCTAAAATATTGGACTTTGTTGTAAAAATGGCCATTTCTGCTTTGGTTTATAAGTTATGGTTGTCTGAAGGTAAACATTTAGTCTACTTTAAAGGAATGGAGTTATCCTTTAACAATATCTCCTTGGCGATTGTCAGCTTTTTTACAGTGACGGTCCTATATTTGAACTTGTTGTACTGA
- a CDS encoding sodium:proton antiporter — translation MIEKLISLTDHINGENIAIVIFFIGVYGLTARRNIIKSIMSLSIMQAAIILFFVSMHASVETPAPIGRVFRMPPADPVPHALMITAIVIGISVTAVSLTMFITLYHKFGSTNWNKVKQKRGGIE, via the coding sequence ATGATAGAAAAACTAATTTCATTAACAGATCATATCAATGGCGAAAACATAGCGATTGTCATTTTTTTTATCGGTGTGTACGGATTGACTGCAAGAAGAAACATCATCAAATCGATCATGAGCCTGAGCATCATGCAGGCAGCGATCATCCTTTTTTTCGTCTCCATGCATGCGAGCGTGGAGACCCCTGCACCGATCGGACGTGTTTTTAGAATGCCACCGGCTGATCCTGTTCCGCATGCGCTGATGATCACAGCGATTGTCATCGGAATTTCAGTAACGGCTGTCAGTCTGACCATGTTCATCACACTTTATCATAAGTTCGGTTCTACGAACTGGAACAAAGTTAAGCAAAAAAGAGGGGGGATCGAATGA
- a CDS encoding MnhB domain-containing protein, with product MNDHSELLSRTLAVLYPFILIIGIYLTLNGHLSPGGGFQGGAVIAAIFISKYLVLPIHDTHLDGIQFTEKITLIFILLIPIFFLYLGLNAVYPMFNTIYLIGLNALISLKVACGLTIIFFRFVFYEAR from the coding sequence ATGAATGATCATTCTGAACTCTTGTCCAGAACACTTGCCGTACTCTACCCCTTTATATTGATCATCGGCATTTATTTGACACTCAACGGCCATCTCTCGCCCGGAGGCGGCTTTCAGGGCGGTGCTGTAATCGCTGCCATCTTTATCAGTAAGTATCTGGTTCTTCCAATTCATGATACGCATCTTGACGGAATCCAGTTTACAGAAAAAATCACTCTGATCTTTATCCTACTTATACCGATTTTCTTTCTTTACCTAGGGCTTAACGCTGTTTATCCAATGTTCAACACGATTTACCTTATCGGACTAAATGCTTTGATCAGTCTTAAGGTCGCTTGTGGTTTGACCATCATATTCTTTAGGTTTGTCTTTTATGAGGCAAGGTGA
- a CDS encoding DUF4040 domain-containing protein — protein sequence MEKIALILCVIFAVVTIQTQKLRRAVIYLGVFSLSISFVYTLYNALDVAIAEAVIGSTLATILFLVALQKYLVFTIYYHVEKGEVDDGHYKKRDKQRLMKQLEIFCAKQELEPQVIFTTESIDHIMKNHQYAIIIEELETRLRIYGHPENYKLDQLETYLINYIHQNKSYEFIHVKEVIE from the coding sequence ATGGAAAAAATCGCTTTGATTCTATGCGTCATCTTCGCAGTTGTCACCATCCAGACTCAAAAGCTTAGGCGTGCGGTGATTTATCTGGGGGTGTTTTCACTGAGCATTTCATTTGTGTATACGCTTTACAACGCGCTGGATGTGGCTATCGCCGAAGCGGTGATCGGATCGACGCTTGCGACGATACTCTTTTTGGTGGCACTTCAAAAATACCTGGTTTTCACCATCTACTATCATGTGGAAAAGGGCGAGGTGGATGACGGTCACTATAAAAAAAGAGACAAGCAGAGGTTGATGAAGCAACTCGAGATCTTTTGCGCGAAGCAGGAACTCGAGCCGCAAGTGATCTTTACCACTGAGTCCATCGACCATATCATGAAAAATCACCAATATGCGATCATCATCGAAGAGCTCGAAACACGTCTTAGAATATACGGACACCCCGAGAATTACAAACTTGACCAATTGGAGACCTATTTGATCAACTATATCCATCAGAACAAGTCTTATGAGTTCATCCATGTGAAAGAGGTGATCGAATGA
- the mnhG gene encoding monovalent cation/H(+) antiporter subunit G, with protein sequence MLDFLGTLIIVLGLVFIAFGIIGIYKFKNFYPRILVASKIDTVGYITLMTGVMIKNGWSFFSLKVLIIVILMVIVNPLVTHSIARSAYYSGYKVRKE encoded by the coding sequence ATGCTTGATTTCTTGGGTACTCTTATCATCGTCTTGGGGCTTGTCTTTATCGCCTTTGGCATAATCGGAATTTATAAGTTCAAGAATTTTTATCCTCGCATACTGGTGGCATCCAAAATCGATACGGTAGGATACATCACCTTGATGACAGGAGTCATGATCAAAAACGGCTGGTCTTTTTTTAGTTTAAAGGTTCTTATCATCGTCATACTGATGGTCATCGTGAATCCCTTGGTTACACATTCTATCGCCCGTTCGGCTTACTATAGTGGCTATAAGGTACGTAAGGAGTAG
- a CDS encoding monovalent cation/H+ antiporter complex subunit F has product MTIILIVLVLMAVLSAVRIMIGPTMWDRLLGLNMVSSKLIMAIVVLASMKKEAMILDIALLYGLLGFVGVTFMAIFIQKRGRY; this is encoded by the coding sequence ATGACGATCATTCTTATAGTACTGGTTCTGATGGCCGTGCTTAGCGCGGTACGAATCATGATAGGTCCTACCATGTGGGACAGATTGCTGGGGCTAAACATGGTCTCTTCAAAACTGATAATGGCAATCGTTGTGCTGGCGTCGATGAAAAAAGAGGCAATGATTCTTGACATTGCTCTTCTATATGGACTTTTGGGATTTGTAGGGGTGACATTCATGGCCATATTCATTCAAAAGAGGGGGCGCTACTGA
- a CDS encoding Na+/H+ antiporter subunit E yields the protein MKKWLLDMQWLFVFVVVWIILYARADLIIILSGALVGVFSLWITEKYLIGSSYYHHYPINLFKLISYFAYLLIEIYASGIHTIKLIITGAVNPKVIKITTELDDDYSISILANSITLTPGTVTIDKNGKELTVLWLNAVTTDPKIAGRMIKGNLERRLMHRRE from the coding sequence ATGAAAAAATGGTTATTGGATATGCAGTGGTTGTTTGTTTTTGTCGTCGTATGGATTATACTATATGCAAGAGCGGATCTGATAATCATTTTATCTGGAGCGCTTGTAGGGGTTTTCAGCCTTTGGATCACAGAAAAGTACTTGATAGGCTCGTCCTATTATCATCACTATCCGATCAATCTGTTCAAACTGATCTCCTATTTTGCCTATTTGCTTATTGAAATTTATGCATCAGGCATCCACACCATAAAACTTATCATTACGGGAGCTGTGAATCCTAAAGTGATAAAAATCACTACGGAACTTGACGATGATTATTCGATTTCAATTTTGGCGAATTCCATCACCTTGACTCCCGGAACAGTCACGATCGATAAAAATGGAAAGGAACTTACCGTATTGTGGCTCAACGCGGTCACAACGGATCCTAAGATAGCCGGTCGTATGATAAAGGGAAATCTGGAAAGAAGACTGATGCACAGGAGAGAATAA
- a CDS encoding putative Na+/H+ antiporter: MKLKHKTILLITTALLALTALSVCFAHTDSNTSRVDFPKQLESYKDPEDASILAIIRSRIKEHPFNVVATLIFFAAIIHTMLVSFFHNWAFKFEHRYEELKKEGLRDKSSQSMMAGVCHLLGEVEAVFGIWAIALAVAIASFFNWHTFVSYVNNLHYTEPLFIVVVMTIASSRPILKLFELLMWRIVNFFGGTLEAWWLIILIFAPLLGSLVTEPAAMTIAAFLLSDKFYILKPSNRLKYATLALLFVNVSVGGSLTNFASPPILMVAGPWGWDSQFMLLTFGFKSIAAIILCTIVYFILFRKDLSDLKETYEDYRYKRHIQHRFISKKELESNFDDLEKLVDKRVGFTSELNAYSVILKENIKELAALKLTEEEQAKYDISNAIDEKFEGIKIEEFNRTIPGLMPNKDETQIFDANWDAREDRVPKWIMLVNILFLIWTVFNSHEPVLFLSGFLFYLGFYQVTAFYQNRMDLKPALLVAFFIGGLMVHGGLQGWWIAPLLANLPELGLNITSIVLTAFNDNAAITYLSTLVTDFPDTLKYAIVTGAITGGGLTVIANSPNPVGQSILKKHFEKGVSSLQLLKFALLPTFITGLIFFLTR; encoded by the coding sequence ATGAAGTTGAAGCATAAGACGATTCTCTTAATTACTACGGCGCTCCTTGCGCTAACAGCTCTCAGTGTATGTTTCGCTCATACCGACTCAAACACTTCACGAGTCGATTTTCCAAAACAGCTCGAAAGCTATAAGGATCCCGAGGACGCAAGTATTCTAGCCATTATCCGCTCACGCATCAAGGAGCACCCCTTCAATGTCGTGGCGACGCTTATCTTTTTCGCGGCGATCATACATACCATGCTGGTCAGTTTTTTTCATAACTGGGCATTTAAATTTGAGCATAGGTATGAAGAACTCAAAAAAGAAGGGCTAAGGGACAAGTCCTCACAGTCCATGATGGCGGGAGTCTGTCATCTTCTGGGCGAGGTAGAAGCCGTTTTCGGAATTTGGGCGATTGCGCTTGCAGTCGCTATCGCGTCTTTCTTTAATTGGCATACCTTTGTAAGTTATGTGAACAACCTGCATTATACTGAACCTTTATTCATTGTAGTTGTTATGACTATAGCATCTAGCCGTCCCATACTCAAGCTCTTTGAGCTGCTTATGTGGCGAATTGTTAATTTTTTTGGTGGAACGCTTGAGGCATGGTGGCTGATCATCTTGATTTTCGCGCCGCTATTAGGCTCCTTAGTCACAGAGCCCGCAGCGATGACGATTGCAGCATTCTTGCTCTCAGACAAGTTCTATATTTTGAAACCGTCAAATCGACTGAAATATGCTACGCTCGCACTACTCTTTGTAAACGTTTCAGTAGGTGGGTCGTTAACGAACTTTGCTTCACCGCCAATCTTAATGGTCGCAGGTCCATGGGGGTGGGACAGTCAATTCATGCTCTTAACCTTTGGATTCAAATCAATAGCCGCAATTATTCTTTGCACAATTGTCTACTTTATCCTATTTAGAAAAGATCTTTCGGACTTGAAAGAAACCTATGAGGACTATAGATACAAAAGGCACATTCAACACAGATTTATCAGTAAAAAGGAGCTCGAATCCAATTTCGACGATCTGGAAAAACTTGTGGATAAACGTGTCGGATTTACTAGCGAGCTCAACGCATATTCTGTTATCTTAAAAGAAAATATCAAAGAGCTTGCGGCTTTAAAGCTCACTGAGGAAGAACAGGCGAAGTACGATATCAGCAATGCTATCGATGAGAAATTTGAAGGCATAAAAATTGAAGAGTTTAACAGGACGATACCAGGTCTAATGCCCAATAAGGACGAAACCCAGATATTCGATGCTAACTGGGATGCAAGAGAAGACCGTGTTCCAAAATGGATCATGCTCGTAAATATCCTATTTTTAATTTGGACCGTTTTCAACTCACACGAACCCGTTCTATTTCTATCAGGTTTTCTATTCTATCTAGGATTTTACCAGGTAACTGCATTCTATCAAAATCGAATGGACTTAAAACCCGCTCTTTTAGTCGCATTCTTTATCGGAGGATTGATGGTTCATGGTGGTCTTCAAGGTTGGTGGATAGCTCCGCTACTTGCCAATCTTCCTGAGCTTGGACTAAACATCACATCGATTGTCCTGACAGCATTTAACGACAACGCCGCGATCACCTATTTGAGCACACTTGTGACTGATTTTCCTGATACGCTCAAGTACGCCATCGTTACAGGGGCTATCACCGGCGGTGGACTAACCGTCATCGCCAACTCACCAAACCCAGTCGGTCAGTCCATTCTAAAGAAACACTTTGAAAAAGGGGTCTCCTCGCTTCAACTATTGAAGTTCGCACTGCTTCCGACCTTCATCACAGGACTGATCTTCTTCCTGACAAGATAA